In Phreatobacter aquaticus, a single genomic region encodes these proteins:
- a CDS encoding ABC transporter permease, whose product MTSLVARPSRMPTAIRLGLRELRGGIRGFGIFIACIALGVAAIAGVGSFARGLVEGLGREGRVILGADASFQVLHQELPKPVVDALTAQGTLATMATTRAMARIAAGRSSLVELKAVDPSAYPLIGTLGIEPAGTAADLLAMKDGRYGALVESALLARLDLKVGDPLILGELTLTIKGVLRQEPDRLAGGIGFGPRLMISLDALRTSGLIQPGSLIRWLYQLRLDQRLAGDTEVRRVVADMRTRFPEAGFDVRTRMNASPQLATQVERFSQFLTLVGLTALLVGGVGVANAVASLVDRKRDDIATLKALGATGGTVFIATLTQIGGLALLATLIGLAAGAALPSLIVGAIGTRIPLPIATGLYPGELATAAGYGLLVALAFALWPLGKAHDVPVSALFRDTVDADGRLPRWRYLVATAAALGALVVLSVVASFNPRLALMFMLGAAGIFVTLRLVAFAIMAVARRLPHPRHTGLRLAIGNLHRPGALTPAVVLSLGLGLTLLAVIGLVDSSFRRQIESALPARAPAFFFVDIANSEVPRFDAFIAARAGEAKLERVPMLRGRFVRLGGRPVEEIRAREDIRWALSGDRGITYASELPPNSELVEGQWWPADYAGPPLVSFDQRMGAGFGLKIGDEVTVNVLGRNITAKIANFRAIHWDNLGINFIVVFSPNTFRSAPHTHMATLTFPTDRPAADEVALLQQMATEFPAVTTVRVKDALEAVGQLATQIATGMRGASLVTLIASILVLAGALAAGHRSRVYDAVILKTLGATRPMLIGTYAMEYAVLGTVTALFAVGAGSVTAWLVTTQVMNIPFVFSPGTAFGVVGFAVVVTVGFGLLGTFRALGEKPAPVLRNL is encoded by the coding sequence ATGACCTCCCTGGTCGCGCGCCCGTCGCGCATGCCGACAGCCATCCGCCTGGGCTTGCGCGAACTGCGCGGCGGCATTCGCGGCTTTGGCATTTTCATCGCCTGCATCGCGCTGGGCGTTGCCGCCATTGCCGGTGTTGGATCCTTCGCCCGTGGCCTGGTCGAGGGTCTGGGCCGTGAGGGCCGGGTTATCCTCGGCGCCGATGCCTCCTTCCAGGTGCTGCATCAGGAATTGCCGAAACCGGTGGTCGACGCCCTGACGGCTCAGGGCACGCTCGCCACCATGGCGACAACCCGTGCCATGGCCCGCATCGCCGCGGGACGCTCGTCGCTGGTCGAGCTCAAGGCCGTTGATCCTTCCGCCTATCCGCTGATCGGCACGCTCGGCATCGAGCCCGCCGGCACCGCCGCCGACCTCCTCGCCATGAAGGACGGCCGTTACGGCGCGCTGGTGGAATCGGCGCTGCTTGCCCGCCTCGACCTGAAGGTCGGCGATCCCCTGATCCTCGGCGAGCTCACGCTCACCATCAAAGGCGTGCTGCGCCAGGAGCCCGATCGCCTGGCCGGTGGCATCGGCTTCGGGCCCCGGCTGATGATCTCGCTCGACGCGCTGCGCACCAGTGGTCTGATCCAGCCGGGATCGCTGATCCGCTGGCTCTACCAGCTCAGGCTAGACCAGCGGCTGGCCGGCGACACCGAGGTGCGCCGGGTCGTCGCCGACATGCGCACGCGCTTTCCGGAAGCCGGCTTCGACGTTCGCACGCGGATGAACGCCTCGCCGCAACTGGCCACCCAGGTCGAGCGCTTCTCGCAATTCCTGACGCTGGTTGGCCTCACCGCCCTCTTGGTCGGCGGCGTCGGCGTCGCCAATGCAGTGGCAAGCCTGGTCGACCGCAAGCGCGATGACATCGCCACGCTGAAGGCGCTGGGCGCCACTGGCGGCACCGTGTTCATCGCGACGCTGACCCAGATCGGCGGCCTCGCCCTGCTCGCGACCCTCATCGGCCTTGCCGCCGGTGCCGCCCTGCCGAGCCTGATTGTCGGCGCCATCGGCACGCGGATTCCGCTCCCCATCGCCACCGGGCTCTATCCCGGCGAGCTCGCGACTGCCGCCGGCTATGGTCTTCTGGTGGCGCTGGCCTTCGCGCTCTGGCCGCTTGGCAAGGCCCATGACGTGCCGGTCTCGGCGCTGTTCCGCGACACGGTGGATGCCGATGGCCGCCTGCCGCGCTGGCGCTATCTGGTGGCGACCGCAGCAGCCCTTGGCGCTCTTGTGGTGCTCTCGGTTGTCGCCTCGTTCAATCCGCGCCTCGCACTCATGTTCATGCTGGGCGCCGCCGGCATCTTCGTGACGCTGCGCCTGGTCGCCTTTGCCATCATGGCGGTGGCGCGCCGCCTGCCCCACCCGCGCCATACAGGCCTCAGGCTCGCCATCGGCAACCTGCACCGCCCCGGCGCGCTCACCCCCGCCGTCGTCCTGTCGCTCGGCCTTGGGCTGACGCTGCTGGCTGTCATCGGCCTGGTCGATTCAAGTTTCCGCCGGCAGATCGAGAGTGCGCTGCCGGCGCGCGCACCCGCCTTCTTCTTCGTCGACATCGCCAATTCCGAAGTGCCGCGCTTCGACGCCTTCATCGCGGCCCGCGCGGGCGAGGCGAAGCTTGAGCGTGTGCCCATGCTGCGCGGTCGGTTCGTCCGGCTTGGTGGCCGTCCTGTCGAGGAGATCCGCGCCCGCGAGGACATCCGCTGGGCGCTGTCCGGCGATCGCGGCATCACCTATGCGAGCGAGCTTCCGCCGAACTCCGAGCTTGTCGAGGGCCAGTGGTGGCCGGCCGACTATGCGGGGCCGCCGCTCGTCTCCTTCGACCAGCGCATGGGGGCCGGCTTCGGCCTCAAGATCGGCGACGAGGTGACGGTCAACGTGCTCGGCCGCAACATCACGGCGAAGATCGCCAACTTCCGGGCGATCCACTGGGACAATCTCGGCATCAATTTCATTGTCGTGTTCTCGCCGAACACGTTCCGCTCGGCGCCTCACACCCATATGGCGACGCTGACATTCCCGACTGACCGCCCGGCGGCCGACGAAGTTGCCCTCCTGCAGCAGATGGCCACCGAGTTCCCGGCCGTCACCACGGTCCGCGTCAAGGATGCGCTGGAAGCCGTCGGCCAGCTGGCAACCCAGATCGCCACCGGCATGCGCGGCGCAAGCCTCGTGACGCTGATCGCCTCGATCCTGGTTCTGGCCGGCGCACTCGCGGCCGGTCATCGCTCCCGCGTCTATGACGCGGTGATCCTGAAGACGCTCGGCGCCACCCGGCCGATGCTGATCGGAACCTATGCCATGGAATATGCCGTGCTCGGCACGGTCACCGCCCTGTTCGCGGTCGGCGCCGGCAGTGTCACGGCCTGGCTGGTCACCACGCAGGTGATGAACATCCCCTTCGTCTTCTCGCCTGGCACGGCGTTCGGCGTGGTCGGTTTCGCAGTCGTCGTGACCGTCGGCTTCGGCCTGCTTGGCACATTCCGCGCGCTTGGCGAAAAGCCCGCGCCGGTCCTGCGCAATCTCTAG
- a CDS encoding Bax inhibitor-1/YccA family protein yields the protein MSNYDPNAQAYGGYGYGQTAAYSQAQIDQGLRSYMVGVYNYMMIGLAITGLAALGIYMLSVTGDASLAARGARGGALAVSAGQFLTPFGAFLFTSWFKFVVILAPLGVVMLLSFRADRMSAPAAQMTFWLYAALVGVSMTTILLVYAHTSVARVFFITAASFGALSLYGYTTKRDLSGMGTFLMMGLFGLIIASLVNIGIAAFTGQASTMLQWIISVVGVLIFAGLTAYDTQNIKNEYIYSLSYASDGSIIQKAAIFGALQLYMDFVGMFQFLMSLLGSRNE from the coding sequence ATGTCGAATTACGATCCCAACGCCCAGGCCTATGGCGGCTATGGCTATGGCCAGACGGCGGCCTACTCCCAGGCCCAGATCGACCAGGGCCTCCGGTCGTATATGGTTGGCGTCTACAATTACATGATGATCGGCCTGGCCATCACCGGCCTTGCCGCACTCGGCATCTACATGCTGTCGGTGACTGGCGACGCCTCGCTTGCCGCCCGCGGTGCTCGCGGTGGCGCGCTTGCCGTCTCGGCTGGCCAGTTCCTGACGCCGTTCGGCGCCTTCCTGTTCACGAGCTGGTTCAAGTTCGTGGTCATCCTCGCGCCCCTCGGCGTGGTGATGCTGCTGTCGTTCCGTGCTGACCGCATGAGCGCGCCCGCGGCGCAGATGACCTTCTGGCTCTACGCAGCCCTGGTCGGCGTCTCGATGACGACGATCCTGCTGGTCTATGCCCACACCTCGGTCGCCCGCGTGTTCTTCATCACGGCTGCCTCGTTCGGTGCGCTGTCGCTCTACGGCTACACCACCAAGCGTGACCTGTCCGGCATGGGCACCTTCCTGATGATGGGCCTGTTCGGCCTGATCATCGCCTCGCTGGTGAATATCGGCATTGCCGCCTTCACCGGTCAGGCTTCCACCATGCTGCAGTGGATCATCTCGGTTGTCGGCGTTCTGATCTTCGCGGGCCTCACCGCCTACGACACCCAGAACATCAAGAACGAGTACATCTACAGCCTGTCCTACGCCTCGGACGGCTCGATCATCCAGAAGGCCGCCATCTTCGGCGCCCTCCAGCTCTACATGGACTTCGTCGGCATGTTCCAGTTCCTCATGTCGCTGCTCGGTTCGCGCAACGAATAA
- a CDS encoding YihY/virulence factor BrkB family protein, protein MYLAIRICWEAVNHFLEDDGWAISSHIALSGLMSLFPFLIVVTALAGFFGSRAYADEVTQILLEAWPPTVAEPIAREISLVLTTFRTDILTLGVFLAIYFSSNGVEALRVALNRAYEVREQRWWYMLRLESIIFVLIGAAALLVVAFLVVLGPLLWQTAVRFLPGLAPFGWIVVFIRVAAASVVIVASLTVVHLFLPAGRRRFSDVAPGIAATLVLWLIGGSLFGSYIASFAQNYVNTYAGLASVMVALVFFYYTAAIFVIGGEINAAIWRTRGKII, encoded by the coding sequence ATGTACCTTGCGATCAGGATCTGCTGGGAGGCCGTCAACCATTTCCTGGAAGACGATGGATGGGCGATTTCCAGCCACATCGCACTCTCCGGCCTGATGTCGCTCTTCCCGTTCCTGATCGTCGTCACGGCGCTTGCCGGCTTCTTCGGCTCCAGGGCCTATGCCGACGAGGTCACCCAGATCCTGCTGGAGGCCTGGCCGCCAACGGTCGCAGAGCCGATCGCCCGCGAGATCAGCCTCGTCCTCACGACGTTTCGCACCGACATCCTGACGCTTGGCGTGTTCCTCGCGATCTACTTCTCCTCGAACGGGGTCGAGGCGCTGCGGGTCGCGCTCAACCGCGCCTATGAGGTCCGCGAGCAGCGCTGGTGGTACATGCTGCGCCTGGAATCGATCATCTTCGTGCTGATCGGCGCGGCCGCCCTTCTCGTGGTCGCCTTCCTGGTCGTGCTCGGGCCTTTGCTCTGGCAGACCGCCGTGCGCTTTCTTCCCGGTCTCGCGCCATTCGGCTGGATTGTCGTGTTCATCCGGGTGGCGGCCGCCTCGGTCGTCATCGTCGCGTCGCTGACGGTCGTGCATCTGTTCCTGCCCGCGGGACGGCGGCGGTTCAGCGATGTCGCGCCGGGCATCGCGGCCACCCTCGTGCTGTGGCTGATCGGTGGTTCGCTGTTCGGCAGCTATATCGCGAGCTTCGCGCAGAACTACGTCAACACCTATGCCGGCCTCGCATCCGTCATGGTGGCGCTGGTCTTCTTCTACTACACCGCCGCCATCTTCGTGATCGGCGGCGAGATCAACGCCGCCATCTGGCGCACGCGCGGCAAGATCATCTGA
- the argJ gene encoding bifunctional glutamate N-acetyltransferase/amino-acid acetyltransferase ArgJ: MAKFVPPVSPLAPKHVPDMPALDGVTLATAEAGIRYSGRTDVLAIGLAKGTTVAGVFTKSKCPSAPVDWCRANLAGGTARALVVNSGNANAFTGKKGADAVALTAKIAAKAAGCKQSEVFLASTGVIGEPLDASKYQGVLDTTFAAAKPEGWLDAAKAIMTTDTFPKVATASAKIDGVTVTINGMAKGAGMIAPDMATMLSFVFTDAAIAAPALQALLSKGVTSTFNTVTVDSDTSTSDTLMLFATGAAAKRGAPLIDSATDRRLAAFRKALQAVLANLAEQVARDGEGARKLVHVVVKGATSNASAFKVAKSIADSPLVKTAVAGEDANWGRVVMAVGKAGQPADRDLLSIWFGDVRVAHHGERDTGYDEQAASAVMQRDVITITADLGLGRGTAKVMTCDLTKDYVAINGDYRS, encoded by the coding sequence ATGGCCAAGTTCGTGCCGCCCGTCTCGCCGCTCGCCCCCAAGCACGTTCCCGACATGCCCGCCCTTGACGGCGTGACGCTGGCGACAGCCGAGGCCGGCATCCGCTATTCGGGCCGCACCGATGTGCTGGCGATCGGCCTCGCCAAGGGCACGACGGTGGCGGGGGTCTTCACCAAGTCCAAGTGCCCCTCGGCGCCGGTCGACTGGTGCCGTGCCAATCTCGCCGGCGGCACCGCCCGCGCCCTGGTGGTCAATTCCGGCAATGCCAATGCCTTCACCGGCAAGAAGGGCGCCGATGCCGTGGCGCTGACCGCGAAGATTGCCGCCAAGGCCGCCGGCTGCAAGCAGAGCGAGGTGTTCCTCGCTTCCACCGGTGTGATCGGCGAGCCGCTCGATGCGTCGAAGTACCAGGGCGTGCTCGACACGACCTTCGCGGCGGCGAAGCCCGAGGGCTGGCTCGATGCCGCCAAGGCCATCATGACAACCGACACGTTCCCGAAGGTCGCGACCGCCAGCGCCAAGATCGATGGCGTCACCGTCACCATCAACGGCATGGCCAAGGGCGCCGGCATGATCGCACCCGACATGGCGACCATGCTGTCCTTCGTGTTCACCGATGCCGCCATCGCGGCGCCGGCCCTTCAGGCCCTGCTGTCGAAGGGCGTCACCTCCACGTTCAACACCGTGACGGTCGACAGCGATACCTCGACCTCCGACACGCTGATGCTGTTTGCCACCGGCGCTGCCGCCAAGCGCGGCGCGCCGCTGATCGACAGCGCCACAGACCGCCGGCTCGCGGCCTTCCGCAAGGCGCTGCAGGCGGTCCTCGCCAATCTCGCCGAGCAGGTCGCCCGCGATGGCGAGGGTGCGCGCAAGCTGGTCCATGTCGTCGTTAAGGGTGCGACCTCGAATGCCAGCGCCTTCAAGGTCGCGAAGTCGATCGCGGATTCGCCGCTGGTGAAGACCGCCGTTGCCGGCGAGGACGCCAATTGGGGACGTGTGGTCATGGCGGTCGGCAAGGCCGGCCAGCCCGCCGACCGCGATCTCCTGTCGATCTGGTTCGGCGATGTCCGTGTTGCCCATCACGGCGAGCGCGACACCGGCTACGACGAACAGGCGGCCAGTGCCGTGATGCAGCGCGATGTCATCACCATCACCGCCGATCTCGGTCTCGGCCGCGGCACCGCCAAGGTTATGACCTGTGATCTGACAAAGGATTACGTCGCAATCAACGGCGATTACCGTTCTTGA
- a CDS encoding (deoxy)nucleoside triphosphate pyrophosphohydrolase: MTLKLVFVVACALVDPDNRVLLAQRPEGKPMAGLWEFPGGKVEPGERPEQTLIRELREELAINVEEPCLAPLTFASHAYETFQLFMPLWVCRRWEGQVRGAEGQRLAWVKPGRLRDYPMPAADEPLIPFLTELLGEARD, from the coding sequence ATGACCTTGAAGCTCGTCTTCGTGGTGGCCTGCGCGCTGGTCGATCCGGACAACCGGGTTCTGCTGGCGCAACGCCCCGAAGGCAAGCCAATGGCGGGCCTTTGGGAATTTCCCGGCGGCAAGGTCGAACCGGGCGAACGTCCGGAACAGACGCTGATCCGCGAACTCCGCGAGGAGTTGGCGATCAATGTCGAAGAGCCGTGCCTCGCTCCGCTGACCTTCGCCAGCCATGCCTATGAGACCTTCCAGCTGTTCATGCCGCTGTGGGTTTGCCGGAGGTGGGAAGGACAGGTCAGGGGCGCCGAGGGACAGCGCCTTGCATGGGTGAAGCCGGGCCGGCTCAGGGATTATCCCATGCCGGCGGCGGACGAGCCTCTCATCCCTTTCCTCACCGAACTGCTCGGCGAGGCCCGCGATTGA
- a CDS encoding Flp family type IVb pilin: protein MAFTATRMRRHLSAFAHDDRGATAIEYSMIAAGIAGAVMVAISTLGSTVQTNFYGKIVGNWQ, encoded by the coding sequence ATGGCTTTCACCGCGACCCGCATGCGCCGCCATCTGTCCGCCTTCGCCCATGATGACCGTGGCGCCACCGCCATCGAATATTCGATGATTGCCGCGGGCATTGCCGGCGCCGTCATGGTCGCCATCTCGACGCTCGGCTCGACGGTCCAGACCAATTTCTACGGCAAGATCGTCGGCAACTGGCAATAG
- the phbB gene encoding beta-ketoacyl-ACP reductase translates to MARVALVTGGTRGIGAAISKALKAAGYKVAANYAGNDEAAAAFKAETGIEVFKWSVADYEACAAGIAKVEAELGPVDVLVNNAGITRDAMFHRMTPAQWKEVIDTNLSGLFNMTHPLWTGMRDRKFGRVISISSINGQKGQMGQANYSAAKAGDLGFTKALAQEGAKAGITVNAICPGYIATDMVMAVPEKVRESIIAQIPVGRLGEADEIARAVLFLASDEGGFITGSTLAINGGQYMI, encoded by the coding sequence ATGGCACGGGTAGCACTGGTCACCGGCGGCACGCGAGGTATCGGGGCCGCGATCTCCAAGGCGCTCAAGGCCGCCGGCTACAAGGTGGCGGCGAACTATGCCGGCAATGACGAGGCCGCAGCCGCGTTCAAGGCGGAGACGGGGATCGAGGTCTTCAAGTGGTCGGTCGCCGACTACGAAGCCTGCGCGGCGGGCATCGCGAAGGTCGAGGCCGAGCTTGGGCCGGTCGACGTGCTGGTCAACAATGCCGGCATCACGCGCGACGCGATGTTCCACCGCATGACACCGGCGCAGTGGAAGGAAGTGATCGACACCAACCTGTCCGGTCTCTTCAACATGACCCATCCGCTCTGGACCGGCATGCGCGACCGCAAATTCGGCCGGGTGATCAGCATTTCATCGATCAACGGCCAGAAGGGTCAGATGGGTCAGGCGAACTATTCCGCCGCCAAGGCCGGCGATCTCGGCTTCACCAAGGCGCTCGCCCAGGAAGGCGCCAAGGCCGGCATCACGGTCAACGCCATCTGCCCCGGCTATATCGCCACCGACATGGTGATGGCCGTGCCGGAGAAGGTCCGGGAATCGATCATCGCGCAGATCCCGGTGGGTCGCCTCGGCGAGGCGGACGAGATCGCCCGCGCCGTGCTGTTCCTGGCCTCCGACGAGGGCGGGTTCATCACGGGATCGACGCTGGCCATCAATGGCGGCCAGTACATGATCTGA
- a CDS encoding acetyl-CoA C-acetyltransferase, giving the protein MSEEVVIVGAARTPVGSFNGALASLPAHELGAIAIKEALSRAKVDPADVDEVVFGQILTAGVGQNAARQAAMKAGIPAEKTAWALNQLCGSGLRTVAVGMQQIANGDATIIVAGGQESMSQAQHVAHLRNGTKMGSLEMVDTMLKDGLIDAFHGYHMGITAENVAEKWQITKEEQDQFAVASQNKAETARNGGKFKDEIVPVTISTRKGDIIVDTDEYIRDGANIEAMGKLKPAFKKDGTVTAGNASGINDGAAAIVLMTKAEATRRGLTPLATIKSWATAGVDPAVMGTGPIPASRKALEKAGWTVKDLDLVEANEAFAAQAIAVNKDMGWDTTKVNVNGGAIAIGHPIGASGARVLVTLIHEMQKRGAKKGLATLCIGGGMGVAMCIER; this is encoded by the coding sequence ATGTCCGAAGAAGTCGTCATCGTTGGTGCCGCGCGCACCCCGGTCGGATCTTTCAATGGCGCGCTCGCGAGCCTGCCTGCCCATGAACTGGGCGCGATCGCCATCAAGGAAGCGCTGTCGCGCGCCAAGGTCGATCCGGCCGACGTGGACGAGGTCGTGTTCGGCCAGATCCTCACCGCCGGCGTTGGCCAGAACGCCGCCCGTCAGGCCGCGATGAAGGCCGGCATCCCCGCGGAGAAGACCGCCTGGGCGCTCAACCAGCTCTGCGGCTCGGGCCTGCGCACGGTTGCGGTCGGCATGCAGCAGATCGCCAATGGCGACGCCACGATCATCGTGGCCGGCGGCCAGGAGAGCATGAGCCAGGCTCAGCACGTGGCGCATCTGCGCAACGGCACCAAGATGGGCTCGCTCGAAATGGTCGACACCATGCTGAAGGATGGCCTGATCGACGCGTTCCACGGCTATCACATGGGCATCACCGCCGAGAACGTCGCCGAGAAGTGGCAGATCACCAAGGAAGAGCAGGACCAGTTCGCCGTCGCCTCGCAGAACAAGGCCGAGACGGCCCGCAACGGCGGCAAGTTCAAGGACGAGATCGTCCCGGTCACCATCTCGACCCGCAAGGGCGATATCATCGTCGACACGGACGAATATATCCGTGACGGCGCCAATATCGAGGCGATGGGCAAGCTGAAGCCGGCCTTCAAGAAGGATGGCACGGTCACCGCCGGCAACGCCTCGGGCATCAACGACGGCGCTGCCGCCATCGTGCTGATGACCAAGGCCGAGGCAACCCGGCGCGGCCTGACCCCGCTTGCCACCATCAAGTCGTGGGCGACGGCCGGCGTCGATCCCGCCGTGATGGGCACCGGACCGATCCCGGCCTCCCGCAAGGCGCTGGAAAAGGCCGGCTGGACCGTCAAGGACCTGGACCTGGTCGAGGCCAACGAGGCCTTCGCCGCCCAGGCCATCGCGGTCAACAAGGACATGGGCTGGGATACGACGAAGGTGAACGTCAATGGCGGCGCTATCGCCATCGGTCACCCGATCGGCGCATCCGGTGCCCGCGTCCTGGTCACCCTCATCCACGAGATGCAGAAGCGCGGCGCCAAGAAGGGCCTTGCCACGCTGTGCATCGGCGGCGGCATGGGCGTTGCCATGTGCATCGAGCGCTGA
- the phaR gene encoding polyhydroxyalkanoate synthesis repressor PhaR: MAKSDPVTIKKYANRRLYNTGTSTYVTLEDLAAMVKVGDDFLVYDAKTGDDITRSVLTQIIFEQEGKEGQNMLPVAFLRQLIRFYGDSMQLLVPRYLEMSIDSLTKEQDKFRGQIGNALGLNPLVAPFEQQIRRNMEMFERAFSVFSPFGKHADGTSVSSPDLEPVTPAAKAPAAEPAKEGDIDELKNQLADIQRKLEGLSRK; the protein is encoded by the coding sequence ATGGCGAAAAGCGATCCGGTCACCATCAAGAAATATGCGAACCGCAGGCTCTACAATACCGGTACGTCGACCTATGTGACGCTGGAAGATCTGGCTGCGATGGTGAAGGTCGGCGACGACTTCCTCGTCTACGACGCCAAGACCGGCGACGATATCACCCGCTCCGTGCTGACCCAGATCATCTTCGAACAGGAAGGCAAGGAGGGGCAGAACATGCTCCCCGTCGCTTTCCTGCGGCAGCTCATCCGCTTCTATGGCGACTCGATGCAGCTGCTCGTGCCGCGCTACCTGGAAATGTCGATCGACAGCCTGACCAAGGAACAGGACAAGTTCCGCGGCCAGATCGGCAATGCGCTTGGCCTGAACCCGCTGGTGGCGCCGTTCGAGCAGCAGATCCGCCGCAACATGGAAATGTTCGAGCGGGCCTTCTCGGTGTTCTCGCCCTTCGGCAAGCACGCGGACGGCACCTCGGTCAGCTCACCCGATCTCGAGCCGGTGACGCCTGCCGCCAAGGCGCCGGCTGCCGAGCCCGCCAAGGAAGGCGACATCGACGAGCTGAAGAACCAGCTCGCCGACATCCAGCGCAAGCTGGAAGGACTGTCGCGGAAGTAA